The Neorhodopirellula lusitana genome contains a region encoding:
- a CDS encoding DUF1592 domain-containing protein yields the protein MKTNVRHRRVRLMSAFFLVSFFVLLGHGLRAGDFELTVDAFVDQHCIKCHDARKEKGDFRIDELSRDLTDPANAIAWQDALDLVAIGEMPPEGQRQPSAGELKSFVKAVEGEIRRCAELATGDELVHLRRLSRSAMDNTVADLLGTRLRLSTGLPQDSEVAGFDNMAETLTQSGEFMRVYQQNARKIAQDVIDDGPDPRVSITQTADQLERGKAVETDGDTLVLWCSKNRGHVVWPSGFSATRPGVYRVMLEMAQSINTVQLENQVTSWGKKNTMRRDQSKRRVPSRPLPPGRRRHVSLLAATYPLQSVGGAAVGGRQLAQVEVGQEMSVLDVEVELEAGETFFVHASDCSRGVRSPWGQVAGETKLVGELLRVKQIQVQGPLVKAWPNPITSLLIDQDQNLTRSGLQQLLRRGFRRPVSPETLALYGRMYSFMQSEGMSAIESTQQLVESMLCSPRFMYESPFAAADDAHALASRLSYFLWNSMPDDELMSLASTGELLDKPVLREQVRRMLANPKSERFVIDFTGQWLGLRHVGDMLPDPKLYPDYDPALELAMRQESESLFSEILHKNLPVTDFLDPGYAMLNERLAEHYEIEGVHGNQFRRVELPASHPRGGLLGHASMLTTTSNGTRTSPVVRGVWILENLFDSPPSPPPPDVEPIEPDVRGATTIREMLAKHRDVATCNECHRRIDPWGFGLENFNAVGAWRTHYGRNGEGKSVDASGKTLRGEAFDGVVEMRSTVMTYVDRFTHALTAKLLAHAVGHPTTVKERIEIERIVDRNRDSGGRFADLITEICTSPAFAGE from the coding sequence ATGAAAACAAATGTGCGGCACCGACGTGTGCGATTGATGTCAGCGTTTTTCCTGGTCAGCTTCTTCGTATTGCTGGGACATGGTTTGAGGGCTGGCGATTTTGAGCTGACGGTTGACGCGTTTGTTGATCAGCACTGCATCAAGTGTCACGACGCCCGCAAAGAGAAGGGCGACTTTCGAATCGATGAACTGTCACGAGACTTGACCGACCCTGCTAACGCGATCGCGTGGCAGGATGCGTTGGACTTGGTCGCCATCGGAGAGATGCCACCCGAAGGACAGAGACAGCCTTCCGCTGGTGAATTGAAGAGTTTTGTGAAAGCGGTTGAGGGCGAAATTCGCCGGTGTGCTGAATTGGCCACCGGGGATGAACTGGTTCATTTGCGACGGCTTAGTCGCTCGGCAATGGATAACACGGTCGCTGACCTACTGGGCACTCGCCTGCGATTGTCGACGGGCTTACCACAGGATTCAGAAGTGGCGGGTTTTGACAACATGGCCGAGACACTGACTCAATCCGGCGAGTTCATGCGTGTCTATCAGCAGAACGCTCGCAAGATTGCGCAAGACGTGATCGATGATGGCCCTGACCCACGAGTCTCCATTACCCAGACGGCGGATCAGTTGGAACGCGGCAAGGCGGTAGAGACCGACGGCGACACTCTCGTCTTGTGGTGCAGCAAGAACCGAGGGCACGTCGTTTGGCCCTCGGGGTTCAGTGCGACTCGCCCTGGAGTGTATCGCGTGATGTTGGAGATGGCTCAGTCAATCAACACCGTCCAGTTGGAAAACCAGGTGACGTCGTGGGGGAAGAAGAACACGATGAGACGAGACCAATCCAAACGCCGGGTGCCGAGCCGGCCCTTACCGCCGGGGCGACGGCGACATGTCTCGTTGCTGGCAGCCACGTACCCGTTGCAGTCAGTAGGCGGCGCGGCGGTGGGCGGTCGACAGTTGGCCCAGGTTGAAGTTGGGCAGGAAATGTCTGTGCTTGACGTGGAAGTCGAGCTGGAAGCAGGGGAAACGTTTTTTGTTCACGCCAGTGATTGCAGTCGCGGTGTTCGTAGCCCTTGGGGACAGGTGGCTGGCGAAACCAAGCTTGTCGGCGAGTTGTTGCGAGTAAAGCAGATACAGGTCCAAGGTCCGTTGGTTAAAGCGTGGCCCAACCCGATCACCAGTTTGTTGATTGACCAGGATCAAAATCTGACTCGATCTGGTTTGCAGCAATTGCTCCGTCGGGGCTTTCGTCGTCCGGTCTCTCCGGAAACTCTTGCCTTGTATGGTCGGATGTATTCCTTCATGCAATCGGAAGGCATGTCAGCGATTGAAAGCACTCAACAGCTTGTCGAGTCCATGCTTTGCTCGCCCCGCTTCATGTACGAGAGTCCCTTTGCTGCGGCGGACGATGCGCATGCATTGGCCAGTCGCTTGTCGTATTTTCTATGGAACTCCATGCCCGATGACGAACTGATGAGTTTGGCGAGCACCGGCGAATTGCTTGACAAGCCGGTGTTGCGAGAACAGGTTCGACGCATGCTTGCGAATCCGAAATCAGAGCGTTTCGTTATCGACTTTACTGGCCAATGGTTAGGTCTGCGTCACGTGGGTGACATGTTGCCCGATCCCAAGTTGTATCCGGATTACGATCCCGCGCTGGAGCTTGCAATGCGTCAGGAATCCGAGTCGCTGTTCTCTGAAATCTTGCACAAGAACTTGCCGGTGACGGATTTTCTTGATCCGGGCTACGCGATGCTCAACGAGCGGTTGGCCGAGCATTATGAAATCGAAGGTGTTCACGGAAATCAGTTTCGCCGAGTGGAGTTGCCCGCAAGCCATCCGCGAGGCGGTTTGCTGGGGCACGCGAGCATGCTGACGACAACATCCAATGGGACGCGGACATCGCCGGTGGTTCGTGGCGTGTGGATCCTTGAAAACCTCTTTGATTCACCGCCCTCGCCTCCGCCGCCAGATGTCGAGCCGATCGAGCCGGATGTGCGTGGGGCCACGACTATTCGAGAAATGCTCGCCAAGCATCGTGACGTGGCGACTTGCAACGAATGCCATCGCCGGATCGATCCATGGGGTTTCGGGTTAGAAAACTTCAATGCCGTGGGTGCCTGGCGAACCCATTATGGGCGAAACGGTGAGGGAAAGTCGGTCGATGCGTCCGGCAAAACACTGCGTGGCGAGGCCTTCGATGGTGTGGTCGAGATGCGGTCGACTGTCATGACGTATGTCGATCGGTTCACTCACGCCTTG